From the genome of Populus trichocarpa isolate Nisqually-1 chromosome 15, P.trichocarpa_v4.1, whole genome shotgun sequence, one region includes:
- the LOC112324384 gene encoding receptor-like protein EIX2 isoform X8, with protein sequence MPKNYVLIIVLVLLHIPFPGFITGATGGEIGCIERERQALLKFKEDIIDEDGVLSSWGGEEEKRDCCKWRGVGCDNITGHVTSLNLHSSPLYEHHFTPLTGKVSNSLLELQHLNYLDLSLNNLDESIMDFIGSLSSLRYLNLSYNLFTVTIPYHLKNLSRLQSLDLSYSFDASVENLGWLSHLSSLEHLDLSGSDLSKLQGLVPDGFRKMSALTNLVLSRNQLEGGIPRSLGEMCSLHTLDLCHNNLTGELSDLTRNLYGRTESSLEILRLCQNQLRGSLTDIARFSSLRELDISNNQLNGSILESIGFLSKLDYFDVSFNSLQGLVSGGHFSNLSKLKHLDLSYNSLVLRFKSDWDPAFQLKNIHLSSCHLGPCFPKWLRTQIKVRLLDISSASISDTVPNWFWNLLPKLAFLNISHNLMRGTLPDFSSVDAVDDTFPGFDLSFNRFEGLLPAFPFNTASLILSNNLFSGPISLICNIVGKALSFLDLSNNLLTGQLPNCFMNWSTLVVLNLANNNLSGNQFSGAIPVTMGDLNFLSYLNVSYNNLSGQIPSSTQLQSFDASAFIGNPALCGLPVTNKCLGGDLPRNLVMNGVIQDNQETVHEFSAWFCTAMGIGFSVFFWGVSGALLLIRSWRHAYFRFLDESWDWLYVKVAVRKARIQREFQRLQEHVLA encoded by the exons ATGCCCAAAaactatgttttaattattgtgCTTGTATTGTTGCACATCCCTTTTCCTGGATTCATTACAGGGGCAACAGGGGGGGAAATTGGGTGCATTGAGCGGGAGAGACAAGCACTTCTTAAGTTTAAAGAagatattattgatgaagatgGTGTTCTTTCTTCTTGGGGGggtgaagaagagaaaagagattgCTGCAAGTGGAGAGGAGTTGGCTGTGACAACATAACTGGTCATGTTACTTCACTTAATCTTCATTCCTCACCTTTGTATGAGCATCATTTTACGCCTCTAACAGGCAAGGTTAGTAATTCATTACTTGAGTTGCAGCATTTGAATTACTTGGACCTGAGTTTGAATAATCTTGATGAGAGTATCATGGATTTCATTGGCTCCCTAAGCAGCCTAAGATACCTGAACCTCTCCTACAACCTTTTCACTGTAACTATCCCATATCACCTCAAGAACCTCTCAAGATTGCAGTCTCTTGATCTCAGCTATAGTTTTGATGCCAGTGTTGAAAATCTTGGCTGGCTTTCTCATCTTTCTTCTTTGGAGCATCTTGATTTGAGTGGTTCCGACCTGAGCAAG TTACAAGGTTTGGTTCCAGATGGCTTCAGAAAGATGAGTGCTCTTACAAATCTTGTTCTATCCCGTAATCAGCTTGAAGGTGGCATTCCAAGATCTCTTGGGGAGATGTGCAGCTTGCATACGCTAGATTTGTGCCACAACAATCTCACCGGGGAGCTTTCTGATCTCACTCGGAACTTATATGGACGCACAGAGAGCTCGCTGGAGATTTTAAGATTATGCCAGAATCAGCTCCGTGGTTCATTGACTGATATTGCTAGATTTTCTTCCTTGAGAGAATTAGATATCTCGAATAATCAACTGAATGGGTCTATACTAGAAAGTATTGGATTCCTTTCCAAGCTTGACTATTTCgatgtttcttttaattctttgcaAGGTTTGGTGTCTGGCGGACATTTTTCTAATCTCTCCAAATTAAAGCACTTGGATTTGTCTTATAATTCCTTAGTTTTGAGATTCAAATCCGATTGGGACCCtgcttttcaattgaaaaacattcatCTTAGTTCATGCCACTTGGGGCCTTGTTTCCCAAAATGGCTGCGAACTCAGATAAAAGTCCGTTTGCTAGATATCTCCAGTGCTAGTATTTCAGATACCGTCCCTAATTGGTTTTGGAACCTACTGCCTAAGTTGGCTTTCTTAAACATATCTCACAACTTGATGAGGGGAACACTGCCAGATTTTTCATCAGTAGATGCAGTTGATGATACATTCCCTGGGtttgatttgagttttaatcGGTTTGAGGGTCTACTGCCAGCTTTTCCTTTTAACACAGCCTCATTGATTCTTTCTAACAATTTGTTTTCAGGGCCAATTTCTCTTATATGCAATATTGTAGGCAAGGCTTTGAGCTTCCTTGATCTGTCAAACAATCTGTTAACCGGACAACTTCCAAATTGTTTCATGAATTGGAGCACACTCGTTGTTCTGAATTTGGCTAACAACAATTTGTCAG GAAATCAGTTCTCTGGTGCAATTCCAGTCACAATGGGCGATCTGAATTTTCTGAGTTACTTGAATGTCTCCTACAACAACTTGTCTGGGCAAATCCCATCAAGCACTCAGCTTCAGAGCTTTGATGCTTCAGCTTTTATTGGCAATCCTGCTTTGTGTGGTCTACCAGTCACCAATAAATGCCTTGGAGGTGATTTGCCTCGAAATTTAGTGATGAATGGTGTGATCCAAGACAATCAAGAAACTGTTCATGAGTTCAGTGCATGGTTTTGTACTGCTATGGGAATTGGTTTTAGTGTATTCTTTTGGGGAGTTTCAGGTGCTTTACTGCTCATACGTTCCTGGAGACATGCCTATTTCCGGTTCTTGGATGAATCATGGGACTGGCTCTATGTGAAG